The Drosophila innubila isolate TH190305 chromosome 3R unlocalized genomic scaffold, UK_Dinn_1.0 2_E_3R, whole genome shotgun sequence genome has a segment encoding these proteins:
- the LOC117792236 gene encoding uncharacterized protein LOC117792236, with protein MMKATAWFCPVLLTLLSATRLVCTAQRGVAAATGAGGGATAAGAGYANGYPLDYLDSPAIQDEFSFVKRNKPSLSIVNPLDVLRQRLLLEIARRQMKENTRQVELNRAILKNVGKRVFLQPSTWANSRYRQQQEEERPSSRFFDFLQRPEAQGKEQPTSQQLLDDANKSLNTGALGFSLGGSGGGGGGVVKHQQPGGNEIAHETNHENGSRKALPLGKSATGDVDNVDNDGEDQDDMLDDLKYNWANEQSDDMDIPIFANNANARLPWHLIYRMHKNPHYAN; from the exons ATGATGAAAGCCACAGCGTGGTTTTGCCCGGTGTTATTGACTTTACTCAGCGCTACGAGGCTCGTTTGTACTGCACAAAGGGGTGTTGCAGCTGCGACTGGAGCAGGCGGAGGCGCCACAGCTGCCGGCGCAGGCTATGCCAACGGATATCCTCTGGACTATCTGGATTCACCGGCCATACAG GATGAGTTTTCGTTCGTGAAGCGGAATAAACCGTCATTGTCCATTGTCAATCCGTTGGATGTGCTGCGCCAGCGGCTGCTACTGGAAATCGCGCGCAGGCAGATGAAAGAGAACACTCGACAG GTGGAATTGAATCGTGCCATACTAAAGAACGTGGGTAAACGAGTGTTTCTTCAACCGTCGACCTGGGCCAACAGTCGCTACCGGCAGCAACAGGAGGAGGAACGGC CTTCGTCACGGTTTTTCGATTTTCTACAACGGCCTGAAGCACAAGGAAAAGAGCAACCAACATCACAACAGCTGCTCGACGATGCCAACAAATCCCTCAACACTGGCGCCCTCGGGTTCAGTCTAGGAGGgagcggtggcggtggtggggGCGTGGTCAAACATCAGCAGCCAGGCGGAAATGAAATCGCACATGAAACAAATCATGAAAACGGTAGTCGCAAGGCATTGCCTCTTGGCAAAAGCGCAACAGGAGATGTGGATAATGTGGACAACGATGGCGAGGACCAAGACGATATGCTGGATGATCTTAAATATAACTGGGCCAACGAGCAGTCTGACGATATGGACATACCCATATTTGCAAATAATGCAAATGCACGACTCCCCTGGCATCTAATCTATCGCATGCATAAAAATCCGCACTATGCTAAttaa
- the LOC117790790 gene encoding mucin-7, with product MKVLLISVFAVLFVLVASRPNGFGWRRNYGGWGGNGNVQHGDWNSNGHRWNGNFGGLHRDENGWHRDEQWDHHYEHKHHGMRTEQPTPPTTSEAPVESTGAPAPVETTPEAPVESTQAPEESTTEAPEKTTQAPVESTTEAPEETTQASEEPEETTTAEDSTTDGTDETTVVPEEPEASTQAPDSLPEETTLAPEEPEDSTTDGSSETTQVTEDPEESTTLSTEEPEESTVVTEEPENTTTEGSGEPAESTTEAEEGSGATSR from the coding sequence atgaaGGTTCTATTAATTTCGGTATTCGCGGTGCTTTTCGTCCTGGTTGCCTCCAGGCCAAACGGATTTGGATGGCGTCGCAACTATGGCGGCTGGGGAGGAAATGGAAATGTTCAGCATGGAGACTGGAATTCCAATGGACACCGATGGAACGGTAACTTTGGAGGACTGCACAGGGATGAGAATGGCTGGCACAGGGACGAGCAGTGGGATCACCATTATGAACACAAACATCACGGCATGCGCACTGAACAACCAACACCACCGACAACATCTGAAGCTCCAGTGGAGTCAACCGGGGCACCTGCTCCAGTCGAGACCACGCCAGAAGCTCCTGTTGAATCTACACAGGCTCCAGAGGAGTCCACCACTGAAGCTCCAGAGAAAACCACTCAGGCACCAGTGGAATCCACAACCGAAGCTCCTGAGGAGACTACCCAGGCATCTGAAGAGCCCGAAGAAACGACGACGGCCGAAGATTCAACCACCGACGGAACTGACGAAACAACTGTGGTTCCCGAAGAGCCAGAAGCATCAACTCAAGCACCTGATAGTCTGCCGGAAGAGACTACGCTGGCACCAGAAGAACCCGAAGATTCTACAACCGACGGTTCCAGCGAAACAACTCAAGTGACCGAGGATCCCGAGGAGTCCACAACCTTGAGCACGGAAGAGCCAGAAGAATCCACCGTTGTAACAGAAGAGCCCGAGAATACGACAACTGAAGGCTCCGGAGAACCCGCTGAGTCAACGACAGAAGCTGAGGAGGGAAGCGGAGCAACGAGTAGATAA
- the LOC117790791 gene encoding serine-rich 25 kDa antigen protein-like, producing the protein MKTIAIAVLAISILVVLVTARPDRYGSEDHGLSKHQQRPPHESGEEERPVGPPSSDEDSNEHESGSGNHPSQGQRPPHHHDNRPPHGHRPPHGHRPPHGHRPPHRPTTPSQEDSTSIEPEDSTTSESNESSPQESTTLQPEESTTLQPEESTTLKPEQNTTV; encoded by the exons ATGAAAACTATTGCAATTGCGGTTTTAGCTATAAGTATTTTGGTGGTACTGGTCACAGCTAGACCAGATAGATATGGGTCAGAGGATCACGGTTTGAGCAAGCACCAACAAAGGCCTCCACATGAGTCTGGTGAGGAAGAGAGACCAGTTGGACCACCAAGCAGTGATGAGGACTCGAATG AACATGAAAGCGGTTCGGGCAATCATCCATCACAGGGACAACGTCCTCCACATCACCACGACAATCGTCCGCCACATGGTCATCGTCCTCCACATGGTCACCGTCCTCCACATGGTCACCGTCCCCCTCATCGCCCGACAACACCTTCACAGGAAGATAGCACATCCATCGAACCGGAAGACTCAACTACCTCTGAGTCGAATGAGTCTTCTCCTCAGGAGTCGACTACCTTGCAGCCAGAAGAGTCTACAACTCTGCAGCCTGAAGAGTCTACTACCTTAAAGCCTGAGCAAAATACCACTGTTTAG
- the LOC117790696 gene encoding histidine-rich glycoprotein-like: MKTVAIAVLAISIFGVLVTARPDRYGSEGHSLSKHQQRPPHESGEEERPVGPPSSDEDSNEHESGSGNHPSQGQRPPHDHDNRPPHGHRPPHGHRPPHGHRPPHRPTTPSQEDSTSIEPEDSTTSESNGSSPQESTTLPPEESTALQPEELTTLKPEQNTTV; the protein is encoded by the exons ATGAAAACTGTTGCAATTGCGGTTTTAGCTATAAGTATTTTTGGGGTGCTGGTGACAGCCAGACCAGATAGGTATGGGTCAGAGGGTCACAGTTTGAGCAAGCACCAACAAAGGCCTCCACATGAGTCTGGTGAGGAAGAGAGACCAGTTGGACCACCAAGCAGCGATGAGGACTCGAATG AACATGAAAGCGGTTCGGGCAATCATCCATCACAGGGACAACGTCCTCCACATGACCACGACAATCGTCCGCCACATGGTCATCGTCCTCCACATGGTCACCGTCCTCCACATGGTCACCGTCCCCCGCATCGCCCGACAACACCTTCACAGGAAGATAGCACATCCATCGAACCGGAAGACTCAACTACCTCTGAGTCTAATGGATCTTCTCCTCAGGAGTCGACTACCTTGCCGCCAGAAGAGTCTACAGCTCTGCAACCTGAAGAGCTTACTACCTTAAAGCCTGAGCAAAATACCACGGTTTAG